A region of Chloroherpetonaceae bacterium DNA encodes the following proteins:
- a CDS encoding L-threonylcarbamoyladenylate synthase, which yields MKTKITTSVLEAARFILKGELVAFPTETVYGLGANVFEEEAIRKIFAVKGRPADNPLIVHIAHFSELGILAKRITKYAEKFIEHFFPGPLTVILPRSKFVPKVVSAGLDTVAVRMPAHQVAHRFLEACGVSIAAPSANLSGKPSPTTWQAVKADLGGKISCILKDEQSQIGLESTVVDCTGNTPLVMRLGAVTLEDLQVVVPETKLYQPKNLKAPRSPGMKYRHYAPDAHLTIITSPAEMTAPNSTAAYIGLDALPKGIEVAKKKICTSLQEYAHSLYRFLRECDQRGIERIYCQAVPEQGIGLAIMDRLRKAATPDSSMHH from the coding sequence ATGAAGACCAAAATTACCACCTCCGTGTTGGAGGCTGCGCGGTTTATTTTGAAGGGCGAGCTAGTGGCATTCCCAACCGAAACGGTCTATGGACTGGGTGCAAATGTCTTTGAGGAAGAAGCGATTAGAAAAATTTTTGCGGTGAAGGGTCGCCCAGCCGATAACCCACTGATTGTTCACATTGCGCACTTTTCAGAGCTGGGCATTTTAGCTAAGCGCATAACAAAATATGCTGAAAAGTTCATTGAACACTTCTTTCCGGGACCGCTCACCGTTATTTTGCCGCGCAGCAAGTTCGTGCCAAAGGTTGTCTCAGCAGGGTTGGATACAGTAGCCGTGCGTATGCCCGCGCATCAAGTGGCGCATCGCTTCTTGGAAGCATGTGGCGTGTCCATAGCAGCCCCGTCTGCCAATCTTTCAGGTAAGCCTAGCCCAACTACATGGCAAGCTGTCAAGGCAGACTTGGGTGGGAAAATCAGTTGTATCTTGAAAGATGAGCAAAGTCAAATTGGTTTGGAATCAACCGTCGTAGATTGCACGGGCAACACACCACTGGTAATGCGTTTGGGCGCCGTAACGCTAGAAGACTTGCAAGTAGTTGTCCCTGAAACCAAGCTCTATCAGCCGAAGAACCTCAAGGCGCCAAGAAGTCCGGGAATGAAGTATCGCCACTATGCGCCTGATGCACATCTGACGATTATCACCTCGCCAGCTGAAATGACTGCGCCAAACTCGACTGCAGCCTACATTGGTCTAGATGCGTTGCCGAAAGGCATAGAGGTGGCGAAAAAAAAAATCTGCACCAGCTTGCAGGAGTATGCACATAGTCTCTACCGCTTCTTGCGTGAGTGCGACCAACGGGGCATTGAGCGCATCTACTGCCAAGCCGTGCCTGAGCAAGGGATTGGGTTAGCGATTATGGATAGACTTCGCAAAGCAGCTACGCCAGACTCAAGCATGCATCACTAA
- a CDS encoding PBP1A family penicillin-binding protein: MEHQDTQKPFSPESSSDALTYSSKEREAYFNNPEYRRRVARRRRFLDRLFYVILGLLAAACLGGVITLIVLSRNLPSLEQLENPKPQIATEVYSADGVLLTKFFNQNRTIVPLDSISKHVINALIATEDVGFYDHWGLDMPRLMRAMVENVGLVLRGRRARGASTITQQLARNLWLTPERSLWRKIQELLISIQIERTYTKDEILSLYLNTVYFGEGAYGVEAAAWTYFGKPASQLTVPESALLVATLKEPARYNPVKHPKDALARRNLVISLMERARFITAQEAEQYRNTKIVLNYTPVTDIGIAPYFTEYVRRQVQAEAEKHKFDIYRDGLVIYTTLDTRVQAHAEAAVQRHLPWLQSEFDKNWRWDSRRGDSLRTVFIKETDRYKELISKGVSEKEALRQLRNDKGWLDTLLREKSLVQVAFVAIEPSTGHIKAWIGGRDFLKYKFDRVWQAKRQPGSTFKPFVYTGAIDQGIPPNYRILNQPIAIKTPQKMWMPENSEKDVGGLVTLRDAMANSLNLVTIRLAQAHVPPSKIAYYARRMGIETPLEENLALALGASVVTPLELTSAYSTFANNGVHVDPISILRIEDRFGNVILSNKPKKREALNPATNYVMLTMLKGVMDRGTGAAARSKYNFRYEAAGKTGTTQEQADAWFMGVTPQLAAGVWTGFDDHRMKFTSMSYGQGSRAALPIWAMFMKACYDDKSLKYEPQYFVRPSNVYTRLISLDTNQPTDASSPRAYVEFFTEACLRRYASLMPGSDSVRINAPIALPTSTKKRGEGEY; encoded by the coding sequence ATGGAACATCAGGACACTCAAAAGCCCTTTTCGCCCGAATCATCTTCAGATGCTCTAACCTATTCTTCAAAGGAACGCGAAGCATATTTCAACAATCCTGAATATCGGCGACGTGTGGCACGTCGGCGCCGATTCTTAGACCGCCTATTCTACGTAATACTGGGTCTATTAGCCGCGGCATGCTTAGGGGGTGTAATAACGCTGATTGTGTTGTCTCGCAATCTGCCAAGCCTTGAACAGCTCGAAAACCCGAAGCCACAAATTGCCACAGAAGTGTATTCGGCTGATGGGGTTTTGCTGACGAAGTTTTTCAACCAAAATCGCACCATCGTGCCGCTGGATTCCATCTCTAAACACGTTATCAATGCACTGATTGCGACAGAAGATGTGGGGTTCTATGACCACTGGGGCTTGGATATGCCGCGTCTGATGCGAGCGATGGTGGAAAATGTAGGACTGGTTCTGCGCGGTCGGCGGGCACGCGGCGCCAGCACCATTACGCAGCAGCTTGCTCGCAATCTTTGGCTGACACCTGAACGCAGCCTTTGGCGCAAAATTCAAGAGCTGCTGATCTCCATTCAAATTGAGCGCACCTACACCAAAGACGAAATTCTTTCGCTATATCTCAATACCGTGTATTTCGGTGAAGGTGCATATGGAGTGGAAGCTGCTGCTTGGACTTACTTTGGAAAGCCTGCCTCGCAACTAACTGTGCCTGAAAGTGCGCTCTTGGTTGCCACGCTGAAAGAACCTGCGCGCTACAACCCTGTCAAGCACCCCAAAGATGCGCTGGCACGACGCAATCTGGTCATCAGCCTGATGGAACGAGCGCGGTTTATCACTGCTCAGGAAGCAGAACAGTATCGCAATACCAAAATTGTTTTGAACTACACGCCCGTTACGGACATCGGCATTGCACCTTACTTCACAGAATATGTGCGCCGACAAGTGCAAGCAGAGGCGGAAAAACACAAGTTTGACATCTACCGTGATGGGCTGGTGATTTACACCACACTGGATACACGTGTGCAAGCCCACGCAGAAGCAGCCGTGCAGCGACACTTGCCATGGCTACAGAGCGAGTTTGACAAAAATTGGCGATGGGACTCTCGGCGTGGCGATAGTCTGCGCACGGTGTTCATCAAAGAAACAGATCGATACAAGGAGCTTATCTCAAAAGGCGTCTCTGAGAAAGAAGCCTTGCGTCAGCTTCGTAACGATAAAGGTTGGCTGGATACATTGCTTCGTGAAAAATCGCTGGTTCAGGTGGCGTTTGTCGCCATTGAGCCTTCGACGGGGCACATCAAGGCATGGATTGGCGGGCGAGATTTCTTGAAGTATAAGTTTGACCGCGTCTGGCAAGCTAAGCGTCAGCCCGGCTCTACCTTCAAACCTTTTGTCTATACAGGTGCGATTGACCAAGGCATTCCACCCAACTATCGCATTCTCAACCAGCCAATTGCCATTAAGACGCCACAGAAAATGTGGATGCCCGAGAACTCTGAAAAAGATGTGGGTGGCTTAGTTACGCTGCGTGATGCGATGGCAAACTCGCTCAATCTTGTTACTATTCGGTTGGCACAAGCGCATGTGCCTCCGTCAAAAATTGCTTACTATGCGCGTCGGATGGGGATTGAAACGCCACTGGAAGAAAATCTGGCACTGGCACTGGGTGCTTCCGTTGTAACCCCACTTGAATTGACCTCTGCTTACAGCACGTTTGCAAACAACGGTGTCCATGTTGACCCCATCAGCATTTTGCGCATTGAAGACCGCTTTGGCAATGTGATTTTGTCGAACAAGCCCAAAAAGCGAGAAGCCCTCAATCCAGCAACGAATTATGTAATGCTAACGATGCTGAAAGGCGTAATGGATCGGGGCACGGGCGCTGCAGCGCGCTCCAAGTATAATTTTCGCTATGAGGCGGCTGGCAAGACCGGCACCACGCAAGAGCAGGCCGATGCATGGTTTATGGGCGTAACGCCGCAGCTTGCCGCAGGCGTGTGGACAGGTTTCGATGACCACCGAATGAAGTTTACCTCAATGAGCTATGGGCAAGGCTCACGTGCAGCCCTGCCGATTTGGGCAATGTTTATGAAAGCCTGCTACGATGACAAGTCACTTAAATACGAACCCCAGTATTTTGTGCGCCCCAGCAATGTCTATACGCGCCTGATTTCACTGGACACCAATCAACCAACTGATGCGTCCTCACCACGTGCATATGTGGAATTTTTCACCGAAGCCTGCTTGCGACGATATGCTTCACTGATGCCCGGCAGCGACTCTGTGCGAATTAACGCACCAATCGCCCTACCCACTTCTACTAAAAAACGGGGTGAAGGCGAATACTAA
- a CDS encoding citrate synthase, translating into MPDVLTNGSSAGNSEVKMQEQTQKVVPPKAGLEDIVAATSQICFIDGKKGRLVYRGYDIHDLVNGGATFEEVIYLLWYGKLPNRRELSDFTKRLAQHRRLPREVVAHLYTIPTSAPPMEALRSAVSELALYDNDERMTTEAHFEKAFKLMSQVATIVAFDERIRNEKDLIQPDPSLSFSANFLYMLTGKLPDAETERLFDICMILHADHELNASTFTARVIAATLSDMYSAIAGAIGALKGPLHGGANEQVMRMLIEIGDPSRAEGYVKKLLSEKKKIMGFGHRVYKTEDPRATHLRKMSELLGYRTGNLKWYEISRRIEALMLQEKGLYPNVDFYSASVYHLMGISIDLFTPIFAMSRTAGWIAHILEQYANNRLIRPTAEYVGPLDEKFIPIDERE; encoded by the coding sequence ATGCCAGATGTTCTCACCAACGGCAGCTCTGCTGGTAACTCGGAGGTCAAAATGCAAGAGCAGACGCAAAAAGTTGTTCCACCGAAGGCAGGTCTTGAAGATATTGTTGCGGCCACCTCACAAATTTGCTTCATTGATGGCAAGAAAGGGCGACTGGTCTATCGTGGCTACGATATTCACGACTTAGTCAATGGCGGTGCTACCTTTGAGGAAGTTATCTATCTCTTGTGGTATGGCAAATTGCCCAATCGGCGAGAGCTTAGCGACTTTACAAAGCGTTTGGCGCAGCACCGTCGCTTGCCACGAGAAGTGGTTGCACACCTTTACACCATCCCGACTTCTGCGCCTCCAATGGAAGCCTTGCGTTCTGCGGTCTCGGAACTTGCGCTCTACGACAATGATGAACGAATGACCACCGAAGCGCATTTCGAGAAAGCCTTTAAGCTCATGTCGCAAGTAGCCACCATCGTTGCCTTCGATGAGCGCATTCGCAATGAGAAAGATCTGATTCAGCCTGACCCCAGTCTTTCGTTTTCTGCAAACTTCCTCTATATGCTCACTGGCAAATTGCCCGATGCAGAAACCGAGCGACTGTTTGACATTTGTATGATTCTGCATGCTGACCATGAGCTTAACGCTTCCACCTTCACCGCACGCGTTATTGCAGCTACGCTTTCCGATATGTATTCAGCGATTGCTGGGGCAATTGGTGCGCTCAAAGGTCCACTACATGGCGGCGCAAACGAGCAAGTGATGCGCATGCTGATTGAAATCGGCGACCCCAGCCGTGCTGAAGGCTATGTCAAAAAGTTGCTCTCTGAAAAGAAGAAGATCATGGGCTTTGGGCATCGAGTCTATAAGACCGAAGACCCGCGCGCAACGCATCTGCGCAAGATGTCAGAACTTTTAGGCTATCGCACAGGCAACCTCAAGTGGTATGAAATCTCCCGCCGCATTGAAGCACTGATGTTGCAAGAAAAGGGTCTCTATCCGAACGTTGACTTCTACTCTGCGTCGGTCTACCACTTGATGGGCATCTCAATTGACCTTTTTACGCCCATCTTTGCCATGAGCCGCACGGCAGGGTGGATTGCGCACATTTTAGAGCAATACGCCAACAACCGCTTGATTCGTCCCACAGCGGAGTATGTTGGACCACTCGATGAAAAATTCATTCCAATTGATGAGCGAGAGTAG
- a CDS encoding peptidylprolyl isomerase, with protein MRQIRGVFFCTFFFCCVTLGISACSNTQLTSSPEQVVVARIKQGNWQTDITLAEFEERYLETRRSAEEARKDSLTSYREFLDRLIDFKLKVKDAIDKGLENDPEVQNELRQYRNQLAQPYLTERELYENAIKDLYEKRKYEIDASHILVFVAPDASPADTERAFRKIEEALAELKRGVPFDSVAYKYSEDPTAKQNYGRLGYFTGGVMVHQFEDGVYATKVGEINGPFRTRFGYHIVKVWDKRPRTPDIRVAHILIGFGNGSPEDTLKAFEKISALLDSLNQGADFAELARRHSEDLGTAAQGGDLGFFGLGRTVKPFEEAAFALKNIGDVSPIVRTQFGYHLIKLLGRKKIASLEEEREELKAMLRRNPEKINAETNKLTERLKKLYGYQENPRAIALFLTKLDTTEEGYAKLETLSLGELKDTLCFAFAGRRYTLDSLLAYLRLFAERRKLTERDLVSFRNSYAQRELIDYETSQLEVRYPEFAKLMRDYKDGILLFTVSERTVWQKSTANDSIARAYYEAYKDDFQFGERVKVSQIVSSNRELIDKLRAELVEKNRTLDIITPDSVKKAQEAMRAALKALKRGKTYIAQRDSILQRLRALKPDTEPRSFDELAKRYSEQYDSTRRAELGTFQRGENMLADIVFGNEVGSISAPIQYEEKHYLLRVDGREAPRRKTFEEALPEIYSRYQDDTNRRLEAEWVHGLRAKSEIQIFEERLKQAFRTAANTETALTSKP; from the coding sequence ATGAGACAAATACGAGGTGTTTTTTTCTGCACGTTCTTTTTCTGCTGCGTTACGCTTGGCATCTCGGCTTGCAGCAATACCCAACTTACAAGCTCACCAGAGCAAGTTGTAGTTGCGCGTATCAAGCAAGGTAATTGGCAGACAGATATCACACTGGCTGAGTTTGAAGAACGCTACCTTGAAACTCGCCGCTCGGCTGAGGAAGCGCGCAAAGATTCACTCACTTCATACCGAGAATTTCTTGACCGCCTCATTGACTTCAAACTCAAAGTAAAGGATGCGATTGACAAAGGTTTAGAAAATGACCCTGAGGTGCAAAACGAACTACGCCAGTATCGCAATCAGCTGGCACAGCCCTACTTAACTGAAAGAGAGCTCTATGAAAATGCTATCAAAGACCTTTATGAAAAGCGCAAGTATGAAATTGATGCGTCACACATTTTGGTCTTTGTAGCGCCCGATGCATCGCCGGCAGATACCGAAAGAGCTTTCAGGAAAATTGAAGAAGCCTTAGCGGAGTTGAAGCGCGGCGTGCCATTCGACAGCGTGGCATACAAGTATTCAGAAGACCCAACTGCAAAGCAAAACTACGGTCGTTTGGGCTACTTTACAGGCGGCGTGATGGTGCACCAGTTCGAAGATGGTGTGTATGCGACGAAGGTGGGAGAAATTAATGGTCCATTTCGCACGCGCTTTGGCTACCACATCGTTAAAGTCTGGGACAAGCGACCACGCACGCCCGATATTCGCGTAGCGCATATCCTGATTGGCTTCGGCAATGGCTCTCCTGAAGACACACTCAAGGCGTTTGAAAAAATTTCAGCGTTGTTGGATTCCCTAAACCAAGGCGCCGATTTTGCAGAGTTAGCACGGCGGCACTCAGAAGACCTCGGCACGGCTGCACAGGGCGGCGACTTAGGTTTTTTCGGCTTGGGACGCACCGTAAAACCGTTTGAAGAAGCAGCGTTCGCTCTAAAAAACATAGGCGATGTGTCACCAATCGTGCGCACGCAATTTGGCTACCACCTCATTAAGCTGCTCGGACGCAAAAAAATCGCTTCGCTCGAAGAAGAACGCGAAGAACTCAAAGCAATGCTGCGGCGCAACCCTGAAAAAATCAATGCCGAGACCAATAAACTCACTGAGCGCTTAAAGAAACTCTACGGCTACCAAGAAAACCCACGCGCAATAGCGCTGTTTCTAACAAAGCTCGATACCACCGAAGAAGGCTATGCCAAATTGGAGACGCTTTCGTTAGGAGAGCTAAAAGACACACTGTGCTTTGCCTTTGCAGGCAGGCGCTACACACTCGACAGCCTCCTTGCCTATCTGCGACTCTTTGCAGAGAGACGCAAACTAACCGAGCGCGACCTTGTGAGCTTTCGCAATAGTTATGCTCAGCGTGAGCTGATTGACTATGAGACCTCACAGTTAGAAGTGCGATACCCTGAGTTTGCAAAATTGATGCGTGACTACAAGGACGGGATTTTGCTCTTTACCGTCTCAGAGCGAACCGTGTGGCAAAAGTCCACTGCAAACGACTCAATTGCACGCGCTTACTATGAAGCCTACAAAGATGATTTTCAATTCGGAGAGCGTGTCAAGGTCTCCCAAATCGTCTCTTCAAATCGTGAGCTGATTGATAAATTGCGTGCAGAATTGGTGGAGAAGAACCGCACGCTGGACATCATCACGCCTGACAGCGTAAAGAAAGCGCAAGAGGCTATGCGAGCGGCACTCAAAGCCTTAAAGCGTGGCAAGACGTACATCGCTCAGCGTGACTCAATTTTGCAACGCCTGAGGGCACTTAAACCCGATACCGAGCCGCGCTCATTTGATGAACTGGCAAAGCGATACAGCGAACAGTATGACTCAACCCGTCGCGCAGAGCTTGGCACGTTCCAGCGAGGCGAAAATATGCTTGCCGATATTGTCTTTGGCAATGAAGTAGGAAGCATTAGCGCACCGATTCAATACGAGGAAAAGCACTACCTTTTGCGAGTTGATGGACGAGAAGCCCCGCGCCGCAAAACTTTTGAGGAAGCCTTGCCCGAGATTTACTCTCGCTATCAAGACGATACCAATCGCCGACTGGAGGCAGAGTGGGTGCATGGGCTGCGTGCAAAAAGTGAAATTCAAATCTTTGAGGAACGCTTAAAACAAGCCTTCCGCACCGCTGCAAACACTGAAACAGCCTTAACCAGCAAACCTTGA
- a CDS encoding peptidylprolyl isomerase, with protein sequence MLCLLVFACCSACQRAPEEPPVAKLGRSVLTREELRRSLSYQNAQDSLTQAMMYLEDWLATAALYEQALKERFDQDTLTQLLVEKARRKIIARRYFEHKLQEEIAKGNLRVDSAEAQAFYAANLGLFERREPHYRVRRIFAATQEAMLSVRQKLMSGIPDPDVLRLADSLSPATQERNRVFWQRDKDAYPARLLQLESEVLMQLLERMRPKDLTPVVKLQDSLFVVLRLDEKLEAGTPMPFEQAYPDVAERLWRQKEKAFYQYLVRTAKSALEASK encoded by the coding sequence GTGCTTTGTTTGCTTGTCTTTGCGTGTTGTTCTGCCTGTCAGCGTGCGCCAGAAGAACCGCCTGTTGCAAAACTGGGTCGCAGCGTGCTCACGCGTGAGGAGTTGCGGCGGTCGCTGTCATATCAAAATGCGCAGGATAGCCTAACCCAAGCGATGATGTATCTGGAAGATTGGTTAGCAACAGCGGCACTGTATGAGCAAGCCTTGAAAGAGCGATTTGACCAAGATACGCTCACACAGCTCTTGGTTGAAAAGGCGCGCCGAAAGATTATTGCTCGCCGCTACTTTGAGCACAAATTGCAAGAAGAAATTGCAAAAGGCAACTTGCGTGTCGACTCTGCAGAAGCGCAAGCGTTTTATGCGGCTAATCTTGGGCTATTTGAGCGCCGTGAGCCACATTACCGTGTAAGGCGCATCTTTGCTGCCACGCAAGAAGCAATGCTGAGTGTGCGCCAGAAACTGATGAGTGGCATACCTGACCCTGATGTGCTAAGGCTGGCCGACTCGCTTTCACCAGCAACTCAAGAGCGCAATCGCGTGTTTTGGCAACGCGACAAAGACGCATATCCTGCACGGCTACTGCAGCTGGAATCCGAAGTGCTAATGCAGCTTTTGGAACGAATGCGTCCAAAAGACCTTACGCCAGTGGTAAAGCTGCAAGACTCGCTCTTTGTGGTGCTGCGCTTAGACGAAAAGCTCGAGGCAGGTACGCCAATGCCTTTTGAGCAGGCTTATCCCGATGTAGCGGAACGACTTTGGCGACAGAAGGAAAAAGCGTTTTATCAGTATCTTGTGCGCACGGCAAAATCGGCACTGGAAGCGTCAAAATGA
- a CDS encoding peptidylprolyl isomerase, with product MQSKSLKRFYGLRHGLTCIGLVVSMLALMPAASHAQLIDGVVAVVGDEVILKSDVDSQVALYAYQNQIDPRTPGLWMRVLNAMIDQKILVAKAKLDSIQVNTSQLDALVTERINFIRQRLGSDEEVVKYFGKTIPQLRIDLREELKAQQMAAELQRKKFANLTISNEEVVRFYETYKDSLPAVPAEVELAHILIRPKADSAARLSALEKIRKIEQELRAGADFAELARRYSEDPGSARSGGDLGYVKRGEFVKRFEEVAFSLREGQISKIVETEFGFHIIQLLDRRGESVHTRHILVRFDQTKRDDRTAIARLDSIRAQILAGELSFGLAARLFSEDERTAPQGGDITSPQTGSNRIPIEAIDPSFRDIIDSLKVGEISAPRRISIVGTGDYAYHIVLLKYKAPPHKMNLEMDYTRIKNFALQKRQAELYEQWIEQLRKEIYWQIKL from the coding sequence ATGCAAAGCAAAAGTCTTAAACGGTTCTATGGTCTTAGACACGGCTTAACCTGCATCGGACTGGTGGTGAGCATGCTGGCGCTTATGCCTGCAGCAAGCCACGCGCAGCTTATTGATGGTGTCGTAGCCGTCGTGGGCGATGAAGTCATCTTGAAATCTGATGTGGATTCGCAGGTTGCGCTTTATGCCTATCAAAATCAAATTGACCCGCGCACGCCCGGCTTGTGGATGCGAGTGCTCAATGCAATGATTGACCAGAAAATTTTAGTCGCCAAAGCCAAGCTTGATAGCATTCAGGTGAATACCAGCCAGCTTGACGCACTGGTAACAGAGCGAATTAACTTTATTCGGCAGCGACTGGGCTCTGATGAAGAGGTAGTCAAGTATTTCGGAAAAACGATTCCCCAACTGCGCATTGACCTGCGTGAGGAACTCAAGGCGCAACAGATGGCGGCAGAATTACAACGCAAAAAGTTTGCAAACCTAACCATCTCCAATGAAGAGGTAGTGCGGTTTTATGAAACTTACAAAGACTCTTTGCCAGCTGTGCCAGCTGAGGTGGAACTGGCTCACATTTTGATTCGCCCGAAAGCAGATAGTGCAGCGCGGCTTTCTGCGCTGGAGAAAATTCGGAAAATCGAACAAGAGCTGCGTGCTGGAGCAGACTTTGCAGAATTGGCACGGCGATACTCCGAAGACCCTGGCTCTGCTCGAAGCGGTGGAGATTTGGGCTATGTCAAGCGCGGTGAATTTGTCAAGCGCTTCGAAGAAGTCGCCTTTTCTTTGCGGGAAGGGCAAATTTCCAAAATCGTAGAAACAGAGTTTGGCTTTCACATCATTCAGCTCTTAGACCGACGTGGTGAATCGGTGCACACCCGCCACATTCTTGTGCGCTTCGACCAAACGAAGCGAGATGACCGCACAGCGATTGCACGCCTTGACTCAATTCGCGCACAAATTCTGGCTGGCGAACTAAGTTTTGGGCTGGCAGCGCGACTGTTCTCTGAAGATGAACGCACAGCACCGCAAGGCGGCGACATTACCTCGCCACAAACTGGCTCAAACCGAATCCCAATCGAGGCCATTGATCCGAGCTTTCGCGACATTATCGATAGCCTGAAAGTAGGGGAGATTTCTGCACCGCGCCGCATCTCGATTGTAGGCACTGGCGACTACGCCTACCACATCGTATTGCTCAAATACAAAGCCCCACCACACAAGATGAACTTAGAGATGGACTACACGCGCATCAAAAACTTTGCCTTGCAGAAACGACAAGCCGAACTATACGAACAGTGGATTGAGCAACTCCGCAAGGAAATTTACTGGCAAATAAAACTCTGA
- a CDS encoding glycoside hydrolase family 3, whose product MTPCRRCARATVLAWLIVLSSCVARAQKPALDSLEFKIGQMVMVGFRGLSVADTSAIVQDLRQRYIGGVILFDYDVPAKSPVRNIESPAQVRQLIHRLKQIAAEHSTLPLFVAIDQEGGRVARLKEKFGFQRTVSAAYLGTQPLDSTRFYAARIAKELASLGININFAPCVDVNLNPENPVIAKYERSFSADARQVARYAEAFIDEHRKQGILTTLKHFPGHGSSRSDSHVGFVDVTAVWSPEELMPYRTLIQAGKVDMVMTAHIFHSGLDSALPATLSQNVVKRLLRDSLQYKGVVVSDDMQMKAISAQYGLETAIKYALLAGIDMLLFGNNLDYDPEIARKATACIKQLVADKVISPARIEESYQRIVALKLRLQSEPREAKR is encoded by the coding sequence ATGACGCCTTGTAGAAGATGTGCCAGAGCGACAGTGCTGGCTTGGCTGATAGTGCTTTCATCGTGCGTGGCTCGAGCGCAAAAACCAGCGCTGGATAGCCTCGAGTTTAAGATTGGGCAAATGGTAATGGTCGGCTTTCGGGGGCTGAGCGTTGCAGATACCAGTGCAATTGTGCAAGACCTCCGCCAGCGTTACATCGGTGGCGTCATTCTCTTTGACTACGATGTGCCAGCTAAATCGCCTGTGCGCAACATTGAGTCGCCAGCGCAGGTTAGGCAGCTCATTCATCGCTTAAAGCAGATTGCAGCAGAGCATTCGACGCTGCCACTATTTGTCGCAATTGACCAAGAAGGAGGGCGGGTAGCGCGTCTCAAGGAAAAGTTTGGCTTCCAGCGCACAGTGTCGGCTGCATACTTGGGCACACAACCACTTGATTCCACACGCTTTTACGCCGCACGCATCGCTAAGGAACTGGCATCGCTTGGCATCAACATCAACTTTGCACCGTGCGTCGATGTCAATCTCAATCCAGAGAACCCAGTGATTGCAAAGTATGAGCGCAGCTTTTCAGCTGACGCGCGTCAAGTTGCGCGCTACGCAGAGGCATTTATTGATGAGCATCGCAAGCAAGGGATTCTGACCACCCTCAAGCATTTTCCAGGACATGGCAGCTCACGCAGCGACTCGCATGTGGGCTTCGTAGATGTAACAGCAGTCTGGTCACCAGAAGAACTTATGCCATACCGCACCTTAATACAAGCGGGCAAGGTCGATATGGTAATGACCGCTCACATTTTCCATTCTGGACTAGATTCAGCGCTGCCAGCCACGCTGTCGCAAAATGTGGTCAAGCGACTGCTGCGCGATTCTCTGCAATACAAGGGGGTGGTCGTCTCTGACGATATGCAGATGAAAGCTATTTCAGCGCAATATGGACTCGAGACAGCTATCAAGTATGCACTACTTGCTGGCATAGATATGCTCCTTTTTGGCAATAACTTGGACTATGACCCTGAAATTGCAAGGAAAGCCACAGCTTGCATCAAGCAACTGGTTGCCGATAAAGTAATCTCTCCAGCTCGTATTGAAGAATCATACCAACGCATTGTAGCACTAAAACTGCGCCTACAGAGCGAGCCGAGAGAAGCAAAGCGATAA